Part of the Musa acuminata AAA Group cultivar baxijiao chromosome BXJ3-10, Cavendish_Baxijiao_AAA, whole genome shotgun sequence genome, TGGTTGCATTTTAAGCAGTATCGACAAGTTGGTGAGCACCCTCAACTAGCTCGTTTTGATAATAAATTTTCGAGATTTAATCGAAGTTTTCTCCTCCAAGTAGACTATTCGGGAGGATAGCAAAGCTGATGAACGATAGCAAAGCGTGTCATTTTCTGCATGTGACAGTATGTGCAGTATCTTCCGTCGATAAAGTTGATGGCATGAGGAGAaagattattaaatattttatttttataaatataatgatcctaatataattttttaaatgtaaGGATCGTAATGTTAAATATTACTAACTACatatgataatatataattagccttagCATAAGTTGAAAGTTCTCAATTGATATATCAAATGAGCATCTAGTGTCATCGAATAAGTGTGACATAGTTatgattaattaaaattatattaatcctAAAATTGAATTAAAATCAAGCCAAGACGGAGAAATTCGAACCGCCAACCACTCAAATTATGAAAAATACACCACTCTTAGATATCAACAGTAATTCTACGTGCTATTGGTCCCTCTCAAAGCCGTTTCCTGTTTTGAGGAGACGGCTGAGCAACACCAAGTTTCGTTGGCACACACGTGCCCGGTGACGTGGGGCAAACCCTTCACGAAGCAATTCCTTCGTACCTTTTCGGTAGCTCCGGTTTCGATAGCCTTCATTTTCTGTCACCGTGGTTTGGACCCCACCTGCCTCTGACCAATCAACGACAGGTGCATCGAACACAGTTAGTGAACACGTAAATAAGATATCGCTCTCGGAAAAGAAAGCTATCGTAAACGGcttgaatttatatatatttacacaCACCGAACAACGCACCACTATTGACACGTGGGCATCCTCAGCGGGACCCGCGTGGGTCATCGATTCGGGGTAAAGACGGGTAACTCGTCGGTCGCCTCATATCAAACCTTCTCAACGCCGTCTTCCGATCCGTCGCGCTCCGCCATCATCAACAACGGACCGATCCGAAATAAATAGAACGaagagggaaagaaaggaaaCTACAGAAAGAGCCGGCGAGGAAACCCTAGTGGGGACGTTTACGATCGAGGCACGAATTCCTTCCCGTTTCAGTCGATAGAGCCTCTCCATCGGTGGGGGCGAAACCTCGGAACCGACGGCTGAGGGAGCGATAGGGGGAACGCGACAGGGTTCGGGTTGCGGCGCTTGGATTGCTGCTGGGCGGTGAGCACGAACGGTGGATGGTGATGGGCGCCACGGGGTCTAAGTTGGAGAAGGCCCTCGGCGAGCAATTTCCCGAAGGCGAACGCTACTTTGGTCTCGAGAACTTCGGCAATACCTGCTATTGCAACAGCGTCTTGCAGGTTCCCTTTGTTTTTATGTTTTCCCTCTTCGTCGTCGTAAAGAAACGCGAAACCGCTCCTCAATTTTGATCCTTTCCTATTGTGTCAATTTCTCTTTCGTATGATAGGATCACATCTGATTTCTGCATCCTATGGGAAAAAGTAGGAAGCAATTTTATAACGTTTGCTACTTAACGGAGAGCGTGCTGATTCAAATGTCCTTTTCCTTGAAATgtgatctttctagtaattttgcaaTATGTTTTACGCTCTCAACATGAGGGAACCCGGATACACACCAGATCTTAGACGTGAACCACTGAAAAGAAAACTAGTGTTGTAAGTCTTAATATTGTGTTCGCTCTCACCAACTACTGACTTCAAGATCTTATCATGTTAACTTATAGAAAACGTAACAGTATGTCAGAATCCTTTATAACTCAAGTCATTGTCTATCGATCTTGAACTAAATCTAAAGTAAAATTTTCAGTCAAGAAACTTTATCTGCCTTCATCCTATTGTTTAAACTGGTGTTTGAAGCCCATATTGTCTCTTCTTCGAGGCCATAAGATGTAACATGTGGCGCTTGCATTTATCCACAACGCAAAGCCTCCCCTTCTCTGAAATTCTTGTTTTTTGATTTTTCTGTTAGGTTTGTTTTCTTAATGAATTTTATCAAATGCTTTTGATTTCTTGCAAATAAAAGTGGAAATATTTGTAACTATAAAGAAAGATATGAAGTTGAGATCTGGTAGCATTAACGATTCTAAAATGATCAAATATCAAACAATTAATTTAAGAAGAAAAGCTACAAATGAGGATCCATCATCCATGCAGAGTCCATCTGATAAAAGTCATCCTTTGTTGCAATGCTTGAGATCTTTTTAGTGTTATGAAGGTTTTTGCGGTTATATTGTTCAGCTTCACTTAAATTGTGCAATTTGGAACTAATCTTAAAGATACAAAGGCTTCCATTAGATGTAGTGATAAAGCTTTATGATTGTTTGGAGACATGCTCAGTTGTTTCACTATCACAGAAACTAAGGGCATGTATTCAAATTAGTTAAATTTGAGATGATTAAAGGTTTTGGTCTAGTCAAGTATGGGGTTGAATTAAATAATCCTAGTTCGTGTAACATAGGTTCGACATGATGGTTTTTATCATTTGACAAGTTTTATTTTTCTTGGGAAACTATCCTTTTTTTTTGTCTGTCTTTATCTTTATTCTATCTTTGTTACCTTTTTTTTACTGTAGCAACAAACATTGTTGTTGAAAGCGTTAGATGCCAAAAGGCTCCCAAAATGCCTGAGGCTCTAGGCACTTGTTCGAATGAAGCAAGACGCTcccgaatattataatttaaaaaatatatatcatgattaatataaataaactaaaactaaaataACACATCAAAGAGGGAAAAATACTATCGGTGATTGTTTGAGTTGGCTAAAATCCTTGAAGCTTTCTTACAGCTCCGTAAAGGGGTCAATCTAGATGAATAGCCTAGTGAGAACCCACTTCCACCAGCCAACTTGACCTAGttcttttttttctattgattcgATCCTATAAGCAATAGAAGGGATGGCAGTAGAGCATAGTCAATGAACCTGCGGGAAGCAAAAGCAGCAATAAACTGATACATGGGTCACATAAGGTGGGGAAGAGGGAGCTCGCCCTGCCTAACGCTTGGGCCCAGACAAGCCTCTGCGCCGCGCCTGAGTTAAATTGCCCACCCAGCCCAATAGGCGGGTGCTCGGGCCACAgctcgcctaggcgagcgcccaggAGCCCTTTGACTTCACTGGCAATAGGACAATTAAGGCTTTCTGACTCTCGACAGTTAGTATTTGATATGTTAGTTCCATTCTTAATTTTCGCAGCATCCTCTGATTCACCATGTATAACTAATATGTTTCTTCCGCTGATGTAAGTTCACCTTTTCTCATCTGTTGGTCCTTGATCATGAAGGTACATCCAAATTTCATTTTGGTTGTCTTTCTAAATTCTGATACCTCAACCGTGCGATCAATACATCATGTAAGGTGAACAAGCAGTTGTGCTCCTTTTCGATGATTCAGCTGACAGCACTAGGTTACATTCAAATTAATTTCTACTTGTGCCTTTTAAGTATCTTCAGATTATTCTTCACTGTTGGAGCTTCATCTACCTTTCTGGCATTGTATGAATATATTTTATAGTCAGTACAAGTACTTTACTTCCTTTTTATGTCCTGCACGTGTGGACTGAAAATTTTCTAATCAAACAAAATTCCATGTCAAAAAACATCATAGTGGAGTGAAATAGATGCTACGACATGGTGCACATTTATTTGTAGATGCATAGGTGTAGTTTCAGCTTCTCAGGGGAAAGTGTGGCAAGAGTTTTATTGTTGTTGGTATGATCGACTTAGTTGTAGTCTTTTCTTGTTGACTATATGTCCACCTTAATGATCCTGAAAGCTTTGTTTCAGAGGTAACCCTTCTTTGTTGCTCGACGGGCATTATTCAACTATTTGGGCTTTTATGCTGATAAGCTTTACTCTTATTTTAAATCATTTTGgcgaatttatatattttttattatttctcatCTTTTTGACATTCCTACTTTGTAGAGGATGATTGTTTTGACACACTAAATCAAACGATGAAAAATTTGCAAACCACGTAGATTTAGTGGTCGTTGGTTTCCTTCACTTTTTTCCCCACATATTCCCGTATGTTGCATCAAGTCTTGAAATGTAGGTATTGTAGTTTACTTGCTTGCAGGGTTGGTTTTAGTTGGCATGTTCTTTATCTATTCAGATGGATGGGAACTTGTTGAATGTAACTTATTGACATGTAATAAATTGCAACtgctttaggatttttttttttttttaatgaggaGAATTTGTGCCTAAACAACACTATGTGATGACTGATTGTCCCAAATGTTGTAGTAATAACATATTAACTTTTATTCCCTTACTAAACTGATAAGAACGTTCTGCATATGTTAAAATGATCTTTTGAAAATATAACTTTAAGTGATCCACTTTGAGGATCTTTCTTTAGTATGTATTCCCTCATGTTCTAATTTATTTATAAACTAGTGTCATTATGGCATGTTACATGCAGGTGCTTTATTTTTGCATCCCCTTCCGTGAGCAATTGCTGGATTACTATGAAAACAACAAAAATGTTGGGGATGCAGAGGAGAACCTTTTGACATGTCTTGCCGATCTGTTCTCTCAGGTTTGTGGTTTCATGAGGATTTCTcatttcattattcttataattctacctacattatttcatcaatatgTAGAAATTCTGTTTCACTTTATGATGCTCCTAAATTGTATTTTTCACTACAGTCCTGagcgaaaaaaagaaaaataaagaacatGATGATCTGAGGGACATGTTCGCTTAGACAGaaaatttatcactattttatGTGTTTAAAACTTAAAAGTTGCTCACACCATATAATGGTCTTACAAAATTGCTCGTAACCTTATGACCTTCATTATAGTCTTGGGTGAAAACAAAATTGCTCATAACCTTATAATCTAAGGGAAACACAATGATCAAACTTAACTTTGCTCTCCACTTCAACCATCTAGCTTTTACTCTATGACTAATATGTCTAAGGTACCAAAAACTCTGTTCATAGGTACTTATAACTTTATACATTTTGGTTACTCCCTCATTACTTGTTAGTATTTCTGaaatcatattttatatatttagtgtTAGTCACACTTTGGTTACACCCTCATCAGTCAAAATAATACTGTCGGCAAATAACATACGCACGAGGGTTTATCCTGTATATGATCAGTAAATTCATAGATTTTTTATACTGAAAAAAATAAGATCAGACCTTGATTTAATCCTATAGTTGTATTAAGCTTGCTAAACAGTTCCTATAGTCCTAGCACCAGTGATTACTTGACAATTACTTGCAAATAGTGATGAATTTTCACTTACAGCATAAATTCTTATTAACTTCCAGTAGATGCTTTGCATCACCTTATTCTGCGGTCTTGACAATTATTTTTCCTTCTAAGTCAATAATGTGAGGCCATGATACTTTGTGTCAGTTAAATCCTTCAAGTTTATTGTATCTTAGTGATGGAATGTTATTTGGTAAGTCATCTTATTTGAGTTGCCATCTACTTTCTCTTGTAACTGTATGATTAAGTTGTCCAGTTGATATTTGTCACTTGAAAATTGTTATGCTTGATATATCCAGGGAAATCAGATGTGCACTGCAGTTATGTTCAATTGCATGCTACTTTGTGCAGATCAGCTCTCAGAAGAAGAAAACTGGCGTTATATCTCCTAGGCGTTTTGTGCAAAGAGTGAAGAAACAAAATGAACTCTTCCGCAGCTATATGCACCAGGTAAGTTTTGATGCTTGctgtgtaatttgtattgtcggaAAATTGACATGGTGGCAGTTTCATATCGGTTCCAGAGATTGTATGCTCTGAATGATACAAGTTCTTGTAGCTAATTCACTGTTATCTCTTTGTATATTTGTAGGATGCACATGAATTTCTGAATTTCCTGCTTAATGAGCTTGTTGATACTCTGGAGAGAGAGTCCAATGCTGCAAATTCTTCCCCTGaagcctcatcatcatcatcgtcatcatcatctgaGAAGGTTGCAAATGGTCCAAGCAATCCTCCTGTCAATGGCTTACGGAAAGACCCTTTTGTTACTTGGGTTCATGACAGTTTTCAGGTAAATCAAGTGATCATGTCTGGTAATCCTTGTTTTACTGTTGGATGTTAATTCGGATTTATTGCAGAAACCCAGGCAAGTTTATGGTCATTGTCCTTTCACATACAGGGTATTCTAACCAATGAAACGAGGTGCTTGCGTTGTGAAACTGTTACTGCAAGAGATGAAACATTTTTTGACCTAAGCCTTGACATTGAGCAAAATAGTTCAATCACAAGTTGTCTCAAGAATTTTAGCTCAACAGAGACTCTGAATGCAGAGGACAAGTTCTTCTGCGACAAATGCTGCAGGTACATTGTGTCTTTCACTCAACTGTTCTTTTTACTATCATTAAGTCTCATCATAGTTTTGTTGTGCCCTTTTCCCTCAATCATCATAAACCTATAGTCTCCAAGGTCAAATGTAGCATTGTCCAAGAAAGACTGTTAGTCATGGTCTCATCCATTATCATACAagtatttaatagcatatttggaCCAAAATCAACTCATGTTTTGATTGAAGCAGTTGTGTTTTATTGTGTTGGTACTGATGAAATATTTGGATCATCAATTCTGTTTATATTTCATTTTGGGTTTCAATAACCAAACTAATTTACCACATAGTAGTCATTAAGCTGGTACGTTTGCATTAAGTTTCAGGAATCATGAGTTTCAAGTTGTAGCATCTTTTTCTTGCTGGAAGTCTGGACCCTGGGATCCTGTTTTGATAATTAGCCACAATAGTCTCTTCCTGATGGCATTTTTTTTGTCAAATTGATCACTAAATGTCAACGAcactaaaaaaaaagataaaagatcgAAACATTTTTGTCAAACAAATTCATGGTTACCTTTAAACTTGTCATTTTTTTCACCTGCGAACAATTTCATAATACCTTTCGCATTTGAGTTATCGGTATCTGAATgggtatttttcttgttcttgtgcTGGGGCAGTTTGCAAGAGGCCCAGAAGAGGATGAAGATTAAGAAGCCACCAAGCATCCTGGTAATTCATCTCAAGCGCTTCAAGTATATTGAGCACCTTGGTCGTAACAAGAAGCTATCATACCGGGTCGTGTTTCCCATGGAGTTGAAACTTATGAACACTGTCGAAGATCCCGACACAGAGTATTCACTCTTTGCAGTTGTGGTTCATATAGGAACTGGTCCGAACCATGGTCACTATGTCAGTCTCGTCAAGAGTCATAACCACTGGCTCTACTTTGACGATGAGACTGTGGAGATGATTGATGAATTGACCATGCACAAGTACTTTGGTTCTTCACAGGAGTACGCGAGCAACACAGAACATGGGTATATTTTGTTCTATGAGAGCCTTGGTAAAAGCAGCTGAGGAGCTCATCATTTGGGGTTTTGAGGCACTTTTCATTTTCCAGCCATTAATACCTTTTTTtccctaatatatattttttagaattgCTATTCAAATTCTAGGTATAGAGCTTAACCAGAGGATGTGATATTTATAGTAAATGCAGTGTATAGTGGATGGTGGAAGCCCATAATCTTTTTCTCTAATAAGGAATTTTCAGGACGTGAAAGGTTCACAGGAGAGAGATATTTATTGCATGCCATGGTTTGCTTGGTGGATTTGCTGTATCTACATAATCAATGTCTGCCCTAATTAGGTGAGTGATTTCTACGTATTTGGCCCAAAAGCAATGATTGACTTTGAATCTTTGTTAGGTTCATCCCTCGAGACCAAAAACCATTGTACCTGTGATGCCTGCCCCCCAATTAATTATTGGTTTCTTTGATTTTGTATTTTATTGCTTGATTACAATTGGATATAACTTTGCATTTTTCTGACATTGCTTATGCGTGACGTTTATTCTTCATGAGAGTGATTGATGTAAACAGATGCATTATGGAAGTTCTACTTTCATAGTCTATTGATTTATAGAAAACATATTTCTTATATTAAGTCGCTAAATAATGGCTTTTAGCTAAAGCCCAAATTTTTTTATAGATGAAATTGGGTTGGTTGGCTATATGTGCAAGGAGTAGCCAAtaggttttatttttttcttttatgcctgcatgtatatatgtatgtatgtatgtatgtgcaaGGAGTAgctaatagtttttttttcttttatgtatgtatgtgtgtgtatatgtaaggTAAAAAAAAAACGTCATACAAGGTGGAAGGATGTAGTTTGGGTCACAGTAGATCATGTTATGATATGATAAATCTGCCTTTTTCATATGGTCAAATTTGAAAGAATAATATGGTTGATCAGAAGCACCAGTTTCATGAAAATGTTTTTGTTGCTTGTGCTAACCATCAACGGTGTTAGATATTTACTCACCCATCAGCCCGAATGGGGGAGTAACCAATGATGATGTAGATTTGAGGACAACATCGCTTTCTTTCCTTCTCGGTGTCATCAACCACGTCACAAAATGTGTACGGGCCTCCATGTTGTCATCGATAGGAGGCCAGCCGAGGGACATATTACGTTGCGTTCCAGTCTGAAATTTCTAATGTTTGGCTGCAATGACGTATGAGACTTCGTGAGATGCATGGAGAAATGGACTCCATGAAGTTTGGTTTGCTGCTTCAGTCCCTGACAACGACCTACTGACTCCTGTCACctacgacgacgacgaagaagaagaagaagaagaagctgtttATTGTGCATTAGACTGCATGATACGGGGGATAAGTTTGTCTCTCCGCAAAAGAGCTTGGCTAATAGTTTCGATTGCACGAACAAGGATGGGTGATGAAACATGTGGCTCTTTATATTACTTTGGATTAAGAAGAGGCAATCAACTGGACTTTTCTGCCATCGTATAGTTTAACTATGGCATTGACTCGGATCCATGTATGTAGATGACAGGTTCTTtcttcaatcatatttttatttgctTGTCTTAACAAAAGATGAGGATAACAATCAACATATGTGCATTGGCAAACGTTGTACGAAGAAAAGAAAGGGTGGCGTTTCCTCATCGACAGTCTCGAATCCACCAAGCACAAACCTCGCAAGGATGACGAG contains:
- the LOC135650966 gene encoding ubiquitin carboxyl-terminal hydrolase 3-like — its product is MVMGATGSKLEKALGEQFPEGERYFGLENFGNTCYCNSVLQVLYFCIPFREQLLDYYENNKNVGDAEENLLTCLADLFSQISSQKKKTGVISPRRFVQRVKKQNELFRSYMHQDAHEFLNFLLNELVDTLERESNAANSSPEASSSSSSSSSEKVANGPSNPPVNGLRKDPFVTWVHDSFQGILTNETRCLRCETVTARDETFFDLSLDIEQNSSITSCLKNFSSTETLNAEDKFFCDKCCSLQEAQKRMKIKKPPSILVIHLKRFKYIEHLGRNKKLSYRVVFPMELKLMNTVEDPDTEYSLFAVVVHIGTGPNHGHYVSLVKSHNHWLYFDDETVEMIDELTMHKYFGSSQEYASNTEHGYILFYESLGKSS